The window TTTCAAAATTGAAAAATCCGGGGCGCAGCTCTGGGGCGAGGTGTGCAACCGATGTCATATCGCCCCTTCACCCGCGGATTACAACGATACCGATTGGGAAACCATAAGCCTGCACATGCGGGTTCGGGCCAACCTGACGGAAGAGGAGATCACCAAAATCGAAACCTTTCTGAAATCAGCCAATTGACGTATAATCTTTAATTCATATACAATGAGAACTTTAGTAATTTTTTTTTCAGTGATGGGTCTTATGTCCTTAAACGGTTGCAAACAATCAACCGATGTAGAAGCCTTGCTTCAAAACGAGGAAACAAGAAGCGAGATCCTTAAAGATCTGGTACAAAACCATGATTATATGATGGAATTCATGGAACAGATGCAAGGGAGCGACCATGCCATGCAAATGATGCAGGGAAACAAAAAAATGATGGGCACCATGATGAAGGGACAAGGCATGCAAATGATGATGGGCGACAGCACCATGATGAACCAAATGATGGGCAACAGACAAATGATGCATTCCATGATGAACGGAATGATGAAGGATGGCGAGATGATGGGCGAAATGATGCAAATGATGCATGACAAAGGGATGATGAGCGAGGAATGCATTCAATCCGGCATGAAAATGATGGGGGACAAAGGAATGGGGATGAACCATTAGACCATGGGTTCGATCGGCCATGCCGAACACTTTGAATTCTTGACAACTAAAACGGATATCTCATGAAAAATCACTGGATATGGATGGTCCTGGGATGTGGACTACCACTGCTGTTCATTTTTTTGGCGCCTTCAATCGGGATGGGCGAGGGCGCTTCCCTTTTCATTTTCATCCTGGTCATGTTCGCCATCCACCTGTTCATACCGCACGGTTCGCATGGACATGGTGGAAATGGCCACACCCATGACAGGGAAAACGAACAGGGTTGATCGGAACAATAGCACCCATGGACTCCAAGGAACGAAATATTTTAATACAACCTTAAATCAAGTATCATGCATTATTACGACGGACATTTTGGAGGTATGCACCTTATATGGTGGATTATCTGGATCATCTTTTTGGCTTGGATATTCTTTATCCCATCGGACATTCCCTATAAAAGGCACCAAGAGGATAGCCCACTGGAAATTTTAAAAAAAAGATTTGCGAAAGGCGAAATTTCCAAGGAGGAATTTGAGGAATCAAAAAAGGTCCTTCAAACTGACAATGAATCTAAAACAGAAAAACCATGAATCGATTTAATGTAAAAAAATTAGGCTTTGCCTTTGGTCTTACTGGGGCCATAATCTATTTGGGCTGTATGATCGTAATGGCAACGGCCGGCAAAGAGGGTACGATATCCTTTTTCAACAGTCTACTGCACGGATTGGACACCACCAGCATCATACGAATGGATGTTCCCCTGTCCGAGGCTTTTTTGGGGCTTGTACAGACCTTCATCATAGGTTGGCTCATCGGGGCGTGCATAGGTGGGCTTTACAATGCCCAGATCAAACATCGAAAATAGCCTTACGTTTCGAAGATCATGCAGTACGTTTGGTTCATATGGTCCCTTATCATCCTGGCACTCTGGGCACTCCTTTTTGTGTTGAAAAAAGGGTATAGGGAAGAAATGCTCAAGATGAGTCTTATCACCATGCCCTTTGGATTGACCGAGCCCCTGTTCGTGCCGGAATATTGGCTTCCCCCCTCTTTGTTCCAATTGGCCGAAAAAACGGGTTTTGACCTGGAAAGCTTGCTGTTTTCCTTTGCGATAGGTGGGATAGGCACCGTGCTCTACAATTTGATATTTGGAAGGGTCCTTTCCAAAATCCCTTTGATCGAGCGCCATCATAAAAGGCATAATCTGCACCTATATCTTCTTTTTGTGCCCGCATTGGTCTTTGTCCCCATGGCGTTGTTCACCAAGCTTAATCCCATTTATTGTGGTGTTTTGGCCCTGCTTGCGGGTGGGTTGGCCACCCTTTATTGCAGGCCCGATCTAAAGGGAAAGGTCTGGGTGGGCGGCTTCCTGTTCACCTTGTTGTATTTTTTGTATTTCGGGAGCATACTTCCCTTCTACCCCCAATACGTCGATCTGTACTGGAACCTGGACAATCTTACCGGTATCCTTGTTTTCGGCATTCCCATGGAAGAGCTATGGTTCGCTTTCACTTTTGGAATGTACTGGTCCGGTTTGTACGAACACCTATTCTGGAGAAAAACCGTGAAATCCGAAACCCTATCCATTGACCCAAACCCTAATTGAACATGGACACAACAAATTGCGACACATCAAAGATAATCTGTCTACCAGAGCCGGGTATGCCCCGGATAGTGGTCATTGGCGGTGGTTTTGCCGGACTGGCCTTGGCAAAGGAATTGAAAAACAAGAAGGTTCAAGTGGTCCTATTGGACAAAAACAACTTTCATGCGTTTCAGCCTTTATTGTACCAAGTGGCAACGAGTGCCCTGGAACCGGACAGCATAGTTTTCCCATTCAGAAAGCAGTTCAATGGCTTCAAAAACCTAGTGTTCCGATTGGCGGAAGTATCAGAAATCCAACCTTTGTCCAATACGGTAGTGACCGACAAGGGGGCCGTTTCCTATGATTACCTGGTTTTGGCCACTGGGACAACGACCAACTTTTTTGGTATGGAAAGCGTTGCTAGGAACAGTTTGGGCATGAAGGGCATACGTGATGCCCTCAACATCCGGCATTTGATGCTGCAAAATCTGGAGCAGGCCGCCATTACCTGTGATGGGGAGGAACGCGATGCCCTCACCAATTTTGTCATCGTGGGCGGCGGTCCGGCCGGGGTTGAAATGGCAGGGGCCTTGGCCGAATTTCGTAGATACATCCTGCCAAAGGACTATCCAGAGTACCCATCCTCCACCATGGAAATCTACTTGGTGGAAGCCCTTGACGAACTATTGGGCACCATGTCGGACAAGGCCTCCACCAAGACACTGGCCTATTTAAGGGAACTTGAGGTAAACGTACTGTTCAACGAATCGGTAAGTGGGTATGACGGTAGTGTGGTCACCACAAAAAGTGGAAAGGAGATCAAGGCAAAAAACCTCATATGGACCGCAGGGGTGCAGGGGCAGTTCCCCAAAGGCATTGCCCCTGATAAAGTGGTAAAGGGCAACCGGCTCAAGACCGATCCCCATTTACATGTTGAGGGGTATGGGAATATTTTTGCCATTGGGGACATAGCCGCCTTGATCGGGGAAACGACTCCCAAAGGGCATCCCCAAGTGGCGCAGGTAGCCATCCAACAAGGCAGGTACCTTGGGCGGTCTCTTTGGGCCACCCTTCATGGAAAACCAACAAAACCCTTTTCCTACAAAGACAAGGGATCATTGGCCACAGTGGGCAAGCGCAAGGCCGTCGCCGATTTGGGCAAATTCAGGTTTGGCGGGTATCCCGCCTGGCTATTGTGGTCCATCGTTCACCTTATGTCCATCAGTGGTTTTAGAAATAGAATCCTGGTCGGTTTGAACTGGGCCGCAAGTTATTTCACCTATGAAAAGGGCAACCGTTTGATTATAAGGAATTTTAGCCCTCCAGACCAAGGCCCACCTAAAAAATCCAGAACGGGAAACTTCGGGAACCATAAAGAAAAAGTCCAATGAAGCGGAAACCAATATCCTATGATGTGATCAAAGGGAGGCTGATTTTTGAAAGAAAGGCCTTCCATGGACCCTTCAGGGGTAGCATCCAATTTTTGAACAACGTCCAATGGATATATCTGGACGACACGACCACAATTGCAGAACACATAAAACCCTATGAGCCATGAACAATATTCTAGTACCCACCGACTTTTCCAAAAACTGTGAAAAAGCAGCACAATTGGCCTTGGAAATGGCCAAGGCATACCAATCCGAGATCCATTTTTTGCACCTTATGAAAACACCCGTGGATTGGATAAAGCTGGATAAGGAAAAGGAAAAGCGCTATCCGGAGACCCTTAAACAGATCGGCAAGGCCAAAGCCGCCTTACGGGAGTTGGAAAAAACGGCCGAACGGAAGGGACTGAAGTGCCGGACCTTTCTTCAGTTTGATGCCGGACAAGCAGATATCCTGGAGCATTCGGGACATTTTCACCATGACTTCATCATTACCGGGAGCAGCGGTACCAAAGGAGTCGTTCGCGAATTGACGGGAAGCAATGTGGAACAAATTGTACGAATGGCCCATGTCCCCGTTATCGTTGTAAAGGATGAAAAGCTACACTTTCCCTTCAAGAACATCGTGTTCGTTTCGGACTTTGAGGAAGATTGCAGCCAAGCCTTCGAGAAGGTCATCTCCATTGCCAAAAAATGCAATGCCCGGATACACTTCTTGCGCATCAATACCGAAACCGACCACAACAGTATCCGATTGGGCCTGTCCCCCATTGAAAATTTGCTGAAGAAATTCCCGGGATTGGAAAACTATGCGCTGGCGGTCTATAATGAACCTTCCGTTGAAACGGGGATCAATACCTTTGTTGCACAGCATCCCATTGATCTTATCGCCATGGTCACCCACGGCAAAACAGGGTTTTTAAGCCTGTTCCGAACCAGTATTGCCGAGGGCGTCACCAACCATGCGTCCTTGCCCGTAATGACCTTACACCTCTAAGCCATGGCCAAATCCGTTAACCTTATCAAACATTCGGGCGATGTAGTCCCGTTCGATCGTAAAAAACTGATCCATTCCTTACAACGTGCCCGCGCAAGCGATGTACTCATACAACAAATTGTGGAGCAAGTCGAGCACCAGATCCAGGATGGCATGACCACAAAAAAAGTATATCAGCTGGCCTTTACAATGCTTCGGAAAAAGTCCCGTGTGAGTGCCTCTAGATACAAGCTCAAAAAAGCATTGATGGAATTGGGCCCCTCCGGTTTTCCCTTCGAGAAATTGGTCGGTGAACTCATGGGGCGCGAAGGATTCTCCACCCAGGTAGGTGTCATAGTAGCGGGCAATTGCGTACAGCACGAAGTGGATGTCATAGCCCAAAAGGAAAATGTACATTATATGATCGAATGCAAATACCACAGTGACCAAGGCCGGTTTTGCAATGTCAAGACCCCTTTGTATATCCATTCCCGCTTTCTGGATGTGGAAAAGCAATGGGTCCGCCAAAAGGGACATGGTGCCAAACTCCATAAAGGTGGGGTGTACACCAATACCCGGTTGACCACTGACGCCATCCAATATGGGAACTGTGTTGGATTGCTCCTGTGCAGTTGGGACCATCCGAACGGAAACGGACTCAAGGATAGAATAGACAAGGCGGGTCTTCATCCCTTGACCGCCTTGACGACCCTTACCAAAGGGGAAAAAACAAAATTACTGGATAAGGGCATCGTCCTTTGCAAGGACATCCACGAAAACCCAATGTTGTTGGATGACATGGGAATCTCCAGATCCCGGCAAAAAAACATCTTGAACGATTCAAGGGAATTATGCAAAACCCATAGTCATGGACCTAGATAAAACAAACATTCATTTTTTGGGGGCGTCAGGTACGGTCACCGGCTCAAAATATCTTTTGGACACAGGAGACAGAAAAATACTGGTGGATTGTGGACTGTTCCAGGGACTGAAGGAACTGCGCCTTAAAAACTGGGAATATCCACCCGTAACGGTTTCGGAAATAGATGTGGTATTGCTCACCCATGGCCATATGGACCATACGGGATATCTTCCCCGATTGGTGAAACAGGGATTCAATGGGTCCATTTATGGAACATATCCCACCTTGGACATCACAAAGATCATTTTAAACGACACTGCCAAAATACAAGAGCAGGAAGCCGAACGTGCGAATAAGGAGGGCTATTCGAAACACCGTCCTGCCCAACCTCTCTACGACCTAAAGGATGTGGAAAAGACCCTTCCGCATTTCAAGGGGGTTCCCCAATCCCAATGGATTACCCTATTCGATGGCATAAGGGTACGGTTCCAATACAACGGACACATCCTGGGAGCCACACATATCGACTTGGATATACACGGAAAGCGCTTTGTTTTTTCAGGGGATATTGGAAGAACCAAGGACCTATTGCTTTACCCACCCCTAAAACCGAGAAAGGCCGATGTGCTTTTCATTGAATCGACCTATGGTGGAAGGTTCCATCCCGATGAGGCGGAAGCCCTCCCCTTGATCGAAAAATTGGTCCAGGACACCATAGCCAGGGGCGGTAGCCTTTTTATCCCCAGCTTCTCGGTAGAACGGGCCCAGCTCATGATGCTCATTTTTTGGAGGTTGCTGAAGGAGGGCAAAATCCCCAAGGTCCAAATGATCATGGACAGTCCGATGGGTACCGATGTATTGGAGCTTTTCCATCGTACAAGGGATTGGCACAAGTTGGAAGACCATGAATGTGATGAGATGTGTTCCCACTTCAACGTGGTAAGCAGCTATCGTGAAACCATGGAGCTGCGTATGGACCATAGCCCCAAAATCGTCATTGCGGGAAGCGGGATGCTAACCGGGGGGAGAATGCTCAACTATTTAGAGACCCAGGCCCCAAACCCGAACAATACCTTGCTTTTTGTAGGGTATCAGGCCGAGGGTACCCGGGGCAGAAAGCTGTTGGAAGGTGAAAAAGAACTAAAAGTATATGGAAAATGGGTGCCTTTCAACATGCAGGTCTGCGAGGTCGAAGGCCTATCGGCACATGCGGACCATGAGGAACTCCTGGGCTGGATGGACAGGATGGCCAATGCACCGGAACGGATATTCATCGTCCATGGGGAAAAGGATGGTGCCATCGCCCTACAAAGGGGCATCAAGGAAACCTATGGTTGGGAGGCCGAGATCCCACAATTATATCAAATCGAAGAAATCGCATAGACCATGGAACCCAATTCAAACACCTTAACATACAAACACCTTGGCATATACACCCAAAATGAAAATGTGGTGTACATGCGGTATGATTGCCACGTCTGTAAATCGGAAGGATTCGAAGCCCTTGTCCGGATAAGGGTCTCCAAGGCACCCCGTTCCATTGTGGCAAGCCTGAACGTGGTAAGTTCGAACATGCTCTTACCCGGTGAGATCGGTCTGTCCGATGCTGCGGCCCAGAAACTGGACGTTTCCGAAAACGACCTGTTGCACGTCTCCCATTTGGAGCCCATAGCGTCCCTTGGCCATGTCAGGGCAAAGATCTACAACAACAAACTCGACCGTGAGGCCTATGGGCATATCATTACGGATATCCTTGCGGGGGACTATTCCAACATCCACCTGTCGGCCTTCATCACGGCCTGTGCCGGTGACCGTATGGACTTGGATGAGATCACCGACCTGACCAAGGTCATGATCACCTCGGGCAAAACCCTGGACTGGAACCAAAGCATCATCGTCGATAAGCATTGCATCGGTGGACTTCCCGGCAACCGCACGACTCCCTTGGTGGTGGCCATGGTCACCGCATATGGACTAACGATGCCCAAAACATCCTCAAGGGCCATCACCTCCCCGGCAGGTACTGCGGACACCATGGAGGTCATGACCAACGTTACGCTTTCATCGGATGAAATAGAGCGGGTCGTAAACCAGGAAGGAGGCTGTTTTGTGTGGGGCGGAACAGCGCAACTGAGCCCTGCGGACGATGTGCTCATCAAAATTGAAAAGGCCTTGGATATCGATAGTGAAGGGCAACTTATCGCCTCGGTCCTATCCAAAAAAGCGGCCGCAGGCTCCACCCATGTGGTCATAGACATTCCTGTGGGCGAGACCGCCAAGGTTCGAAGCATGGAGATGGCCCAAAAACTTCAGAGGGATATGGAGGCGGTCGGCAGGGCCGTTGGCCTCACGGTAAAGATTGTGATAACGGACGGTACCCAACCTGTGGGAAGGGGCATAGGACCATCCCTGGAGGCCATGGATGTGCTCAGTGTGTTGAAAAATGAGGCCAAGGCCCCACAGGACCTAAAGGAACGTGCTGTTTTATTGGCAGGCGAACTGTTGGAACTTTCAGGAAAGGTGGTGTCAGGGGAAGGCAACAGAAGAGCACTTCAAGTATTGGAATCGGGAAAGGCCTACGATAAATTCATTTCCATTTGTGAAGCCCAGGGACGTTTCTCCCTCCCCGTCCCGGCACCCCATACCTTGGAGGTCAAAGCTGAAAGATCAGGTGTCCTACACCACATTGACAACAGAAAAATTGCCAAGCTCGCCAAGCTTTCAGGGGCGCCCCGGGCCAAATCCGCAGGGATTTCACTGTACGTCCGTTTGGGGGACCGTATAACAAAGGGCCAAACCCTTTATACCCTGCATGCGGTAACAGAGGGTGAACTACGATATGCACTGGACTATAAAAACGATCATGAAGACATCATAACCATCCTATAAAACTTAAACAACACCTATGGAAACCATTTTGTTCAGTCTACCCGGAAATGAAGAGCTCACTGCCCTTATGGCCAAGCAAATGAATGCCGAAGTGGGAAGGGCCATCTTGAGGAAATTCCCCGACGGGGAATCCTACACACGCATCCTTTCAAAGGTGGAAGGCAAGTGTGTTGTCCTGGTATGTACCCTTCACGAACCGGATGAGAAACTGTTGCCCCTCTATTTTTTAAGCCACACCGCCAAGGCACTCGGGGCAAAGTGTACCTGTTTGGTGGCCCCCTATCTCGCCTATATGCGACAGGATACGATCTTTCAGGAAGGGGAAGGTGTGAGCGCTGCATTTTTCGGAAAGTTGGTTTCGGGCTTTGCCGATAGCATGGTCACGGTGGATCCCCATCTGCACAGGATCACCTCCTTGGGCAAGGTCTATACCATCCCCAACAAGGTCATCCCCGCGGCCGACAACATATCCAAGTGGATAACGGAACATATCAAAGATCCGGTATTGATCGGCCCCGATTCAGAAAGTGAGCAGTGGGTCTCGGAGGTCGCCAAGAATGCCGGTGCCCCATTTACCGTATTGCAAAAGATTCGCCACGGCGATCGGGACGTGGAAGTTTCGGTCCCCGAAATAGATACCTACAGGGATGCCACCCCGATCTTGGTGGATGATATCATATCCACGGCACGAACCATGATCGAGACTGTCGGCCATCTTAAAAATGCGGGCATGAAACCACCAGTTTGTATCGGTGTCCACGCGGTATTCTCGGGCAATGCCTATGGTGACCTATTGGCCGCCGGGGTCGGGAATGTGGTGACCTGCAATACCATCCCCCACCCATCGAATGCCATCGATTTGAGTGGTATATTGGCAAGTGAAGTACAAAAAATGATGCATCACTTATGAAAAAACAAGGTTTTTTGTTATTGTTCCCATTCCTGATGTTCGCTCTCACCGCGAACGGACAGACGGACATGCTTATCGGCCAAATTTCAGGCCGATCCATCGTACGGGAAAATTTTGATGGCCAAGGAGCATTGCTCAACAAACAAACGTTCAAAGTCGGCGCGATCATGGAGAAAAATGGCAATTATGCCATTAAGGTGGTCGCACAAATGTTCGATAGGGACAACGAACCGACCGACACCTACTCCACCCTCTATAGCTGCAAGCCCGATCAGGCCAGTATGATGGTCATGGCCTTCCCGTTTTCCGACCCAGGTTCAAAGGAGACCGAGATCAACGCCACATCCACGGGATTCAAGGGGCTGTATGACTTGGACCACCTTGGGGACATTGAGATGAAGTTGACCTTTGATTCGGGCCTTTTGAACTTTTTTGGATCCAAGAGCCTGATACGGATCTACGGGCGGACTTGGGACAACGGGCAAAATGAACTTGATTCAAAAATCGAGATCAAGGCCTATGCCCTGGGCATACGGATAAAACAACTCCACTATACCGTCAAGGAGGAATTGAACGAGGACGGTTTATTGAAATTTCAGAAATTTACCGAAGAGGACCAAAGTTATTTCACGATGACCTATAATTGAAAGCCCATGAAAAATTACGATACCCTTTCAGAAGCCATATCCGATTTACAGGCAAAGGGCTATACCTATGATTTTAACCTCAAGCCCCATTGCCTGGAATGCGCTTCCCTTAAAATCGAAATTCGACCGGAGGACTTTAAGGTCGACCAGACCCATCGTTTTGAGGGGATGAGCAGCACCGATGACAACAGCGTGCTGTACGCCATATCCTCCAAGGATGGCATCAGGGGCATCCTGGTGGATGCCTATGGCGTCTATGCCGAAAACATTTCTGAAAAAATGAGAAAAAAATTACGATAACCCATAAAAAGGACCGATCATGGAAAAGCACCAACACCACGACCATTCACAGATGAACCACGATAAGACCGACCACTCCAAAATGGACCATGGCCCCGGGGGCCATTCGGGGCACAACCCCGCACATGGCCAAATGGGCCACGACCACCACAAAATGATGATCGCCGACTTTCGAAAGCGATTTTGGGCAACGCTGGTACTCACCATACCCATCTTGTTCCTATCGCCGATGATCCAGGATTTCTTTGGATATGAATTCCTGCTTCCCGGTAACCCTTACTTTCTTTTCGGGCTTTCCACCATTGTATATTTCTATGGGGGATGGCCTTTTTTGAAAGGTTTTTGGTCAGAAATAAAACAGGGTGCACCGGGAATGATGACCTTGATCTCCATGGCCATTTCCGTAGCCTATTTCTATAGCACGGCCACCGTATTCGGACTGAAGGGCCAAGACTTTTTCTGGGAACTGTCCACCCTTATAGCCATCATGCTACTCGGGCATTGGATAGAGATGAAGAGCGTCCTTGGTGCCTCAAAAGCCTTACAGTTGTTGGTCAGCATGATGCCTGCCGAAGCACACCGTGTCAAAGGGGAAACCATAGAGGACATACCGTTGGAAGCGGTATTGAAAGATGACATCATACTGGTCAAGCCGGGGGAAAAGGTCCCAGCCGACGGTACCATCGTCGAAGGCAGCAGTTACCTGAACGAATCCATGCTCACGGGGGAATCGAAACCTGTAAAGAAAGAGGAAAAGGACAAGGTGATCGGCGGTTCGGTCAATGGCAACAGCACCTTAAAGGTCAAAGTGGAGCACACGGGCAAGGATAGTTACCTCAACAAAGTGATCACGATGGTGGAAGAGGCCCAAAAGACCAAGTCCAAAATGCAGAACCTTTCCGATAGGGCCGCCAAATGGTTAACCTATATCGCCTTGAC is drawn from Flagellimonas sp. MMG031 and contains these coding sequences:
- a CDS encoding lycopene cyclase domain-containing protein, with product MQYVWFIWSLIILALWALLFVLKKGYREEMLKMSLITMPFGLTEPLFVPEYWLPPSLFQLAEKTGFDLESLLFSFAIGGIGTVLYNLIFGRVLSKIPLIERHHKRHNLHLYLLFVPALVFVPMALFTKLNPIYCGVLALLAGGLATLYCRPDLKGKVWVGGFLFTLLYFLYFGSILPFYPQYVDLYWNLDNLTGILVFGIPMEELWFAFTFGMYWSGLYEHLFWRKTVKSETLSIDPNPN
- a CDS encoding DUF5676 family membrane protein, with amino-acid sequence MNRFNVKKLGFAFGLTGAIIYLGCMIVMATAGKEGTISFFNSLLHGLDTTSIIRMDVPLSEAFLGLVQTFIIGWLIGACIGGLYNAQIKHRK
- a CDS encoding phosphoribosylpyrophosphate synthetase, encoding MKNYDTLSEAISDLQAKGYTYDFNLKPHCLECASLKIEIRPEDFKVDQTHRFEGMSSTDDNSVLYAISSKDGIRGILVDAYGVYAENISEKMRKKLR
- a CDS encoding ATP cone domain-containing protein; its protein translation is MAKSVNLIKHSGDVVPFDRKKLIHSLQRARASDVLIQQIVEQVEHQIQDGMTTKKVYQLAFTMLRKKSRVSASRYKLKKALMELGPSGFPFEKLVGELMGREGFSTQVGVIVAGNCVQHEVDVIAQKENVHYMIECKYHSDQGRFCNVKTPLYIHSRFLDVEKQWVRQKGHGAKLHKGGVYTNTRLTTDAIQYGNCVGLLLCSWDHPNGNGLKDRIDKAGLHPLTALTTLTKGEKTKLLDKGIVLCKDIHENPMLLDDMGISRSRQKNILNDSRELCKTHSHGPR
- a CDS encoding ribose-phosphate pyrophosphokinase, which encodes METILFSLPGNEELTALMAKQMNAEVGRAILRKFPDGESYTRILSKVEGKCVVLVCTLHEPDEKLLPLYFLSHTAKALGAKCTCLVAPYLAYMRQDTIFQEGEGVSAAFFGKLVSGFADSMVTVDPHLHRITSLGKVYTIPNKVIPAADNISKWITEHIKDPVLIGPDSESEQWVSEVAKNAGAPFTVLQKIRHGDRDVEVSVPEIDTYRDATPILVDDIISTARTMIETVGHLKNAGMKPPVCIGVHAVFSGNAYGDLLAAGVGNVVTCNTIPHPSNAIDLSGILASEVQKMMHHL
- a CDS encoding SHOCT domain-containing protein, producing MHYYDGHFGGMHLIWWIIWIIFLAWIFFIPSDIPYKRHQEDSPLEILKKRFAKGEISKEEFEESKKVLQTDNESKTEKP
- a CDS encoding thymidine phosphorylase family protein, producing MEPNSNTLTYKHLGIYTQNENVVYMRYDCHVCKSEGFEALVRIRVSKAPRSIVASLNVVSSNMLLPGEIGLSDAAAQKLDVSENDLLHVSHLEPIASLGHVRAKIYNNKLDREAYGHIITDILAGDYSNIHLSAFITACAGDRMDLDEITDLTKVMITSGKTLDWNQSIIVDKHCIGGLPGNRTTPLVVAMVTAYGLTMPKTSSRAITSPAGTADTMEVMTNVTLSSDEIERVVNQEGGCFVWGGTAQLSPADDVLIKIEKALDIDSEGQLIASVLSKKAAAGSTHVVIDIPVGETAKVRSMEMAQKLQRDMEAVGRAVGLTVKIVITDGTQPVGRGIGPSLEAMDVLSVLKNEAKAPQDLKERAVLLAGELLELSGKVVSGEGNRRALQVLESGKAYDKFISICEAQGRFSLPVPAPHTLEVKAERSGVLHHIDNRKIAKLAKLSGAPRAKSAGISLYVRLGDRITKGQTLYTLHAVTEGELRYALDYKNDHEDIITIL
- a CDS encoding MBL fold metallo-hydrolase, producing MDLDKTNIHFLGASGTVTGSKYLLDTGDRKILVDCGLFQGLKELRLKNWEYPPVTVSEIDVVLLTHGHMDHTGYLPRLVKQGFNGSIYGTYPTLDITKIILNDTAKIQEQEAERANKEGYSKHRPAQPLYDLKDVEKTLPHFKGVPQSQWITLFDGIRVRFQYNGHILGATHIDLDIHGKRFVFSGDIGRTKDLLLYPPLKPRKADVLFIESTYGGRFHPDEAEALPLIEKLVQDTIARGGSLFIPSFSVERAQLMMLIFWRLLKEGKIPKVQMIMDSPMGTDVLELFHRTRDWHKLEDHECDEMCSHFNVVSSYRETMELRMDHSPKIVIAGSGMLTGGRMLNYLETQAPNPNNTLLFVGYQAEGTRGRKLLEGEKELKVYGKWVPFNMQVCEVEGLSAHADHEELLGWMDRMANAPERIFIVHGEKDGAIALQRGIKETYGWEAEIPQLYQIEEIA
- a CDS encoding NAD(P)/FAD-dependent oxidoreductase; this translates as MDTTNCDTSKIICLPEPGMPRIVVIGGGFAGLALAKELKNKKVQVVLLDKNNFHAFQPLLYQVATSALEPDSIVFPFRKQFNGFKNLVFRLAEVSEIQPLSNTVVTDKGAVSYDYLVLATGTTTNFFGMESVARNSLGMKGIRDALNIRHLMLQNLEQAAITCDGEERDALTNFVIVGGGPAGVEMAGALAEFRRYILPKDYPEYPSSTMEIYLVEALDELLGTMSDKASTKTLAYLRELEVNVLFNESVSGYDGSVVTTKSGKEIKAKNLIWTAGVQGQFPKGIAPDKVVKGNRLKTDPHLHVEGYGNIFAIGDIAALIGETTPKGHPQVAQVAIQQGRYLGRSLWATLHGKPTKPFSYKDKGSLATVGKRKAVADLGKFRFGGYPAWLLWSIVHLMSISGFRNRILVGLNWAASYFTYEKGNRLIIRNFSPPDQGPPKKSRTGNFGNHKEKVQ
- a CDS encoding universal stress protein, whose amino-acid sequence is MNNILVPTDFSKNCEKAAQLALEMAKAYQSEIHFLHLMKTPVDWIKLDKEKEKRYPETLKQIGKAKAALRELEKTAERKGLKCRTFLQFDAGQADILEHSGHFHHDFIITGSSGTKGVVRELTGSNVEQIVRMAHVPVIVVKDEKLHFPFKNIVFVSDFEEDCSQAFEKVISIAKKCNARIHFLRINTETDHNSIRLGLSPIENLLKKFPGLENYALAVYNEPSVETGINTFVAQHPIDLIAMVTHGKTGFLSLFRTSIAEGVTNHASLPVMTLHL